In the Blautia coccoides genome, GACAGCTTCGAGGTTCTCACGGCTCCTGACGATTTCAGCGCTGTCCGTGAAGCCCTGGAAAAGGAGGGTATCCCTATGGCAGAGGCGGATGTGGCCATGATTCCTCAGACATATGTAGAGCTTTCCGATGAGCAGGATGTGAAGAACCTGCAGAGAACACTGGATCTGCTCGAGGATGACGATGACGTGCAGTATGTATGGCATAACTGGGACGAGTAAGATACGTTCCGAACAATAAAAACAGGTATCTCTTTGCATGCAGAGCCGTGCAGGGAGGTATCTTTTTTTATATCCATTGGACGTGATTCCGGATAAATGGTATTATAAAAGCAGGTATCCGAGTTATTGAAAAGAAGTATTTTATTTTCCGCGGGAGGATAAGAATGGGGGGATGAAATGGCGGATGATAAGAAACAAATGGAACCTGAAGACCGACTTACATATGAACCGGAAGAAATTAAGCGCATGGTAGATGAGTATAATAAACAGAAACAAATAGAATTTATTGATCTTCATACGGAAAAGACCTGTAAGATCATTTCTGCATTTAATGCCTTTCAGAATATAGCACTGATATCCTGGTGTATCAGTCTGGTAATAAGTGTGATAGAAGCTGCTATTCATTATCCGATCACGGAACGCACAGCCCAATTAGGCAGAGAAACATATCCTCTCACCCCGCTTGTTCTGCCTGTTTTGGTTATGATAGGGGAATATATCGGGGGATTGAGTAAAATAGGAGGCACAGTTTTCACTTCATTAGGTGGTGCACTAGCGCTTTGGCTGACAGACGCATATATAAAAGAATTTGATAAAATGCAGCTTTCCCCATGGCTCACTATAACTTATATTATATTGGCATATTTGTGCTGTATATTCATGAATTTTCATCCTGCTGTCAACCGCTATTTAAAGCGTTTTCCTTCCAAATTATGGTTTGATCCGGGCCGTGACAAGAAAAAAAAGAAGAGATGATTTTACAATATCCCGCAAAACCGGCAGAATAAAATGCAGCCTATGTCTCTGACCCGGACTATGCATAATAATCACCAAATTACGCATCCTACCTCCAGGAATAAATTCTTGGAGGTAGTTTTATGTCTGAAGAAAAGAGAAAAGAACTGGAAAAAACAGAAAAACAAAATGAACAGATAGAAGATATGGGGCAGTTAGATTTATCCGACAATGAAAAACAGTATCATATCCATCTTCTGTCCATCATTGGAGAGGTGGAAGGCCATGAATCCCTGCCGAACAACAGCAAGACCACAAAATACGAGCATGTCCTTCCAAAGCTTGCCGTGATCGAGGACAGCAAGGATGTGGACGGCCTTCTGATCCTGCTCAACACTGTGGGCGGAGATGTGGAGGCAGGACTTGCTATCGCGGAGATGATCGCATCCCTGAGCAAGCCAACTGTTTCCCTGGTACTGGGCGGCGGCCACTCCATCGGTGTGCCTATGGCTGTCTCCGCTGACTATTCTTTTATTGTCCCATCTGCAACCATGGTGATTCATCCGGTACGGAGCAACGGCATGTTCATTGGAGTCATGCAGTCTTATAAAAATATTGAAAAAATACAGGACCGCATTACAGGATTTGTATCCTCTCATTCAAAAATGTCCCAGGAGCGTATCGAAGAGCTGATGCTGGACCCTACCCAGCTTGTAAAAGATGTGGGAACTATGCTGGAGGGGGAAGAAGCAGTTAAGGAAGGCCTGATCGACGAAGTCGGCGGTATATCCCAGTCACTGGAAAAACTGTATGAACTAATAGAAGAAAGCAGAAAAAAAGAGGAACAATAGAAATTTCTTAAATTTTGTAAAGACTTTTAAGTTGTATGAAATGCAATTTTATGATAGAATAAACATTTGATAAAGTTTATTACTCCATCTGC is a window encoding:
- a CDS encoding ClpP family protease, which produces MSEEKRKELEKTEKQNEQIEDMGQLDLSDNEKQYHIHLLSIIGEVEGHESLPNNSKTTKYEHVLPKLAVIEDSKDVDGLLILLNTVGGDVEAGLAIAEMIASLSKPTVSLVLGGGHSIGVPMAVSADYSFIVPSATMVIHPVRSNGMFIGVMQSYKNIEKIQDRITGFVSSHSKMSQERIEELMLDPTQLVKDVGTMLEGEEAVKEGLIDEVGGISQSLEKLYELIEESRKKEEQ